A genomic region of Arachis hypogaea cultivar Tifrunner unplaced genomic scaffold, arahy.Tifrunner.gnm2.J5K5 arahy.Tifrunner.gnm2.scaffold_364, whole genome shotgun sequence contains the following coding sequences:
- the LOC112715790 gene encoding cystathionine beta-lyase, chloroplastic: MMIIHFESCFSFYHWCDLLQRTTASNSWACLAFENSANFGTKRVIFAKGFKLNCLVDKVMAPSLVNDAVDCFAKGEILDPNISILVMNFENESDPFGAISNPLYQTTTFKQPNAIENGPYDYTRSEKSHSRCFRKLLWFYPLCICSMVLSIIWYNDIAKFGYTAMRRSKFTGEKDSSRSNSLTSQNASHVKRPTSQN, translated from the exons atgATGATAATCCATTTTGAATCATGCTTCTCATTCTATCATTGGTGTGATCTGTTACAGAGAACAACGGCTTCAAACAGTTGGGCCTGCTTGGCTTTTGAGAATTCAGCAAATTTCGGCACAAAGAGAGTGATCTTTGCAAAGGGTTTCAAGCTGAATTGCTTGGTTGATAAAGTGATGGCTCCATCTTTGGTGAATGATGCAGTGGATTGTTTTGCTA AAGGGGAAATTTTGGACCCTAATATCTCAATATTGGTTATGAATTTTGAGAATGAATCTGATCCTTTTGGAGCAATCAGTAATCCGCTCTATCAGACTACTACTTTTAAGCAG CCTAACGCAATAGAAAATGGTCCCTATGATTATACCAGAAGTGAAAAATCCCACTCGAGATGCTTTAGAAAG TTGCTTTGGTTTTACCCGCTATGTATCTGTAGCATGGTTCTAAGCATCATCTG GTATAATGACATTGCCAAGTTTGGGTATACTGCAATGAGACGATCCAAGTTCACAGGAGAGAAAGACTCAAGTCGAAGCAATTCTCTAACTTCACAAAATGCTAGTCATGTAAAAAGGCCAACTtcacaaaattaa